The nucleotide window tgtttgcacgtaTAATTAGAATTCTGAAGCGCCCTCGGGTTAACGTGCAAATGCATTTGAAACATGACAGCCAGCAATACAAGCCAACGGCTggcaaataaaaacaggaaatatagtattaaaagtaaaatcaaacaatattttcaatAATACAGCCTCAATCTTTCCCTAAGcacttgtttttagtttttgactgatttcaaaaactaaaaaaaaataaagtacaaaCTAAAATGTACTTTAGTATCAAAAGTGTTGtaagtacatttttgtaaaaaaaaaataataaaaatggtagAAGTATCGATTTGACTCCTTATGTAAAAGTTAAAAAGGTAGTCAGACCttttatgtaaaaacaaaaaagtactgATCCGATTCACTAAGACTGAAACTTAACTGACTTAACTACAAAAGTGTAGTTTAACTACAAAGTGCACATTTCAGTCtacttttggtaaaaaaaaaaaaaaaaaaaaaaaaaaaagacaggtttgttaaaaaaatgaataaagaacAATTAAGTCTGCAGTCGATTCAGTACTTATTAGTTGTGTTTCACAAAAGTACTTGTACTTAAGCAcaatatgaatattttgccaCGCCTGGTTATAGTTTTGCATGCATACGTTTAAAAGACCAATCAAGCACATAGAGCAAACAAGTCAAATTATGTCATCAGCCGATTCCAAGCAGCGGGGGGTGGGGCCGCGAGGCCTGAACGTCACGATGACGCAGACAGTGGGCGGGGTCATATATAAAGCACCTCTGCGGCTCTTCCTGCCGCCACAGACTACGACGTTCTGTCAGCCCAGGGAGCTCCCCTCGCTCTTTCTTTCGCCTTCCTCGTCGCTCGGCCGGTTTGCCGTCTTCCTACTTCAGCCTTCTTCAACCACTATGGCAGCGGTCAGGACTCTCAGGAAAGTGTGCCAGCACTCTCGCCAGCAGCTGTGTCTCCTTCACACGTCCGCCTCGAGGTGAGCCCATCATCACCGCAGCCGCCATATAACCGACCACGCTATTATTTAAATCTTACTCAACATGacttcctccttcttcttcttccgtcGTCGAAAATGTATGCTTAttgtatgtgtttttatttacgcTTTATTACCACTCTGTGGTTCGAATTGAGCCTTGAAAACTCGAGTTTTTAAGTGACCAAACCGACTGAATATATCGCCTCCCCCATGTTGAGAGGGCGCCCTCTATCGTCACGCCGGTATTACAGCAAGGTGGATGATGAAATCCACCCGAGCGTTTGCACCCTGTTGCAGTTTTGCAAGGAGGCGATATTAACACGCCCTTCACGCACATATGCACAAACTTATCCACTTATTTCCAACGTCAACTCCTTCACGTGCACAATATAATGACCCACACTGCTACGTGTTAAAGCATAAAATTTCCCGTGCTGGAACTTAATAAAATTAACTTTGGACCTCGTGTCCAGCACAAGTCAAGTCACAAGATGATCCAGTTTGTTATTAGTGCTTGCATGTGCATCATTAAATTTGATCTCCAGTGCATACTGTActtgaaatagaaataaatgctCACTTCATCATAGAGTGCAATACTGTATTAAGgatcttttttctctctctctctaaaatGACTTATTGCTTCTACAAAGCAAATGGAGGTTGGTCATAACTAATAACCAGTCGTAAGCATTTAATTTATctaaatatatttacatttaattaatcTAAATATACGTGCTGGAGCATGGCATGGTTAATTAACCTTACTTGTTAAggaaattaaattgaaaaagtgtgtagatttttttgttttcttccaaaGTGCCATACTGATGCTGTTTTAATAAGATTTTACACTGTTTTTCATCTAAAATTTTGAGCAAAGAAGCACttgtaatgtttttgttgtattttgctTAGCACATTTAATCCGGcgttagcccccccccccccccccccatatttCTTTAAGAATTAtaatcgggtttttttttttagtttgtttgttttttttgtatacttgatttttaatttgttcaaaAGATTGCAAGATggttatttgtgtgtttttttttataaatgatttttttttaaaaacatttcatttgtttACAAATACTGTCTTATACTGCATAGATTTTCATCCCAGATATGGTAAGGAATGATGCAAGttcgatttttttgtttttgttttgttttttgtaaatttagattttcaaatatattttaaagttaAGCCACAAtaagattttttaaaatatttttttccattatatttttatattttgaaattgaTCATACAATATTTTTATCCCAACTTAAAAGCCTGAGCAAGTACACCTTGAATTTAAGAAGACCAATTGCTAACTTTGCATATTCTTTTTGAATGTAGGATGCGCCCCAGACTTGTGCTACTTTTCTTCTTCAAGTCACCTTAATTGGCTTTGCCTAACAATTGTGCTGTTACATCACCTCTTGTCGCCTCATTGCTCCCCAATTCCTTGGCATCCTCCTCCCTCTCATGTTTGTCTTCGGTTATGTAAGCGTAAAAGTTGGCTGTGGCAATTGTTTGGCTTGTGGTACGGTCACACAGTAAATTACACTGTACCACAGCTGCTcctcaaacactttttttttttttttttttttttttcatcttcttccttgcaaccttctgcactttgcttcgCTGGCACGGTGAAGTCATTGGTCTGGAGTTACTGTGCGGCTCCAGTCTgactgcgtgtgcgtgcgaACATATGGCCCAGTCAGCTTGACGGGCGACTAATTTTAGAGGCTACAGGTGCTAGCGTGTGCCAGAGTAGTCACTGTACAAGTAGGCAAAGAAATGCAACACTGGATATCTGAAAATGGGGTCGTTTTGGCGGCTTGTCTGCACAGTGGATAGAAAACGTCTACACACCCTAGCCTGTTTAAATGGAAGGTTGACCTCTCGATTCCGTGACTGTTCAAATTGAACCTCAGAAATGACTCAAAGTGAGTAAAAAGTCCAAATGTAGGCCAATAGTTGGATGTCACGAGGGAAAATATTTTGTAAGCccaataatattatattaaaattgttttgtgaatgctcccaaaaatgtataaatatgttctattttaaatattaccatgctcccaaagacatatttatacgtaattttttattttttattttttaatgctagagcatacggaaggctttgatgcagcctctgaactgaagagaatgcttcaagcagtggtagttattaacaaaaacggccaacaggtggcagcagagtataagagatcaaccagtggccatgttgcaacaagctctttttgccagtcttttcaccaggaatgtgaatattgatgaaactttgctatattctaatgcgaattgcttcaaaacagaaacaggTAGATATAtaatttttcctgatgaaagaagagactctaatctttgttttgggaTGTTCCATGTTGGGGTGggacctctgggtacctcatgaTGCAATACGATGTGCTATACAAGGCTCACGCTAACGATTATCTCAAGATATGACGCCGCGAttattggtcaggtcataaatccacaataatctactataataataataataataataataataatataaataaatacaaaaataaaataaattaataacaataaaaaataaataataaataaataaaaacattaaaaaaatacaattcataatataataaaaacaatataaatatgatatataatatatgatataaatataactataataataataataataataataataataatacaactaAAACTCAGCTCATGACAAAGCATCATGATTTATCACGACACGGATATATAATCACACTCctagttccatgttttgatagcaataggaaacaatattctgtgaccCTTGCAAAAATCTGTCCAAATCCAGTGAAAAATTCAAGTTAAGCCGTATGTTGTCATGTGAACTGTAATGAAACGATAGCTTGTTAATTGTCAAATAATCTTGTCGTCTTGACGTGCGCTCGCTCTCCAGGCAGGAGGCGGTGGTCATCTCAGGAAAGAAGCTGGCTCGCCAGATCCGGGACGAGGCGCGGTCCGACGTGGAAAAGTGGATGATGGCCGGACACCGGCGGCCTCACCTCAGCGTCATCCTGGTCGGCGACAACCCGGCCAGCCACTCCTACGTCCTCAACAAGACCCGATCGGCCGCCGACGTCGGTGAGGACGCACACTCGTGTATCCCAAGACCACGACTATAATCGCAATACATTGACTGCATAGTGAACTTTTTGTTCGTCGTCTCCCTCAGGAATCTCCAGCGAAACCATCCTCAAGCACTCCGACATCAGCGAGGAAGAGCTGTTGGACCTCATCTTTAAGCTCAACTCGGACCATCGTGTCGACGGCCTGCTGGTGCAGCTGCCTCTGCCGGGTACGGAAATAGTAAGATTCATCACGACAGTACGCAATTGGGTTTGAAATTGCatcaaaagtgacaaaaaagaaGTGTTGCTCTAGTCCATATGAAACCTAATGCAGCATAGTTACTTGACACTAAGATGCCAACAATTGGCAAacaattattcattttattgcttttatttataggaataataaacaaaaatcagTTTCAAGTTTGCATGGTGACCAAGATAggactaaatatttttttttaagagctgaagttgtaatttacaaaaTCAGACATTCTACACTCTTGGGAACTTTCATTACACATACATTACCATGgctaaaattgttaaaaaaaaaaaaaaaaagtgaggtggATAAATGGCTCGCATTGAGggttcattattttattatttatttatttatattttgtcgGCACGCAGACCACATCGACGAGCGCGCCATCTGCAACGCCGTCGCCCCCACCAAGGATGTGGACGGCTTCCACGTGGTCAACGTGGGCCGCATGTGCCTCGATCAGTCCACCATGTTGCCCGCCACGCCCTGGGGGGTCATGGAGATCATCAAACGCACAGGTAAACCAACCAACCGCTTCAGGGCTGACACGTAGTTAGTAGGAGCAGAGGAGGAGTTGGGTGTTTGTGGCATTTAGGAGCATAGGGGATAGATGGGGAAAGGGGAAAGAGGTGGAGTTAGGAGTgcaagatgaggaggaggaggagtcaaGGAAGGCGGCGCTAGGAGTGCAGGGCCAAGGTGGTGTAAGGACAAACTGAAAGCTGACCAACCGGCTTAGAAttcacacattattattatttatttatttatttatttgtttgtttgttgtttactcatttatttatttcattattttttatattattacatCCATTCTCTTTAGAATTGAACACACCACTAAAGGCGTTTGTGTCCTTTGTTGATCGTTTTTTCCATGCATGTTTGCAGGCATTCCCACTGTGGGCAAGAACGTCGTGGTGGCGGGCCGCTCCAAGAACGTGGGCATGCCCATCGCCATGCTGCTGCACACAGACGGACGACACGAGAGACCGGGAGGTCAGCGCCTCACTACCGCTtatgcattttaatttttatttatttatttattttttcgtagTACTGTCAATCTCCAAGTACATATGTTTTTAGCACAATATACATgtaaatgctaaatgctaatgtgTGCTAACAGGTGACGCCACAGTGACCATCTCCCACCGTTACACCCCCAAGGATCAACTCCGACATCACACTCAAATCGCGGACATCGTCATCGCCGCCGCAGGTGCGACAAAGCTTCCTCCTTTTGTTGCATAAGCCGCAATTGTGTAAACGGCTTTCACTGGATTCTTATTGTCGTCTTTGCCCTCGTTTTGGCGCAGGAATTCCCAACCTCATCACCGCTGACATGATTAAAGAGGGCGCGGCCGTCATTGACGTGGGCATCAACCGGGTGCAGGACCCCGTCACCGGGAAAAGCAGACTAGTTGGAGATGTGGATTTT belongs to Festucalex cinctus isolate MCC-2025b chromosome 5, RoL_Fcin_1.0, whole genome shotgun sequence and includes:
- the mthfd2 gene encoding bifunctional methylenetetrahydrofolate dehydrogenase/cyclohydrolase, mitochondrial, with protein sequence MTQTVGGVIYKAPLRLFLPPQTTTFCQPRELPSLFLSPSSSLGRFAVFLLQPSSTTMAAVRTLRKVCQHSRQQLCLLHTSASRQEAVVISGKKLARQIRDEARSDVEKWMMAGHRRPHLSVILVGDNPASHSYVLNKTRSAADVGISSETILKHSDISEEELLDLIFKLNSDHRVDGLLVQLPLPDHIDERAICNAVAPTKDVDGFHVVNVGRMCLDQSTMLPATPWGVMEIIKRTGIPTVGKNVVVAGRSKNVGMPIAMLLHTDGRHERPGGDATVTISHRYTPKDQLRHHTQIADIVIAAAGIPNLITADMIKEGAAVIDVGINRVQDPVTGKSRLVGDVDFEGVRQKAGFITPVPGGVGPMTVAMLMKNTIKAAKNVLLYPPERIRMAAAS